Part of the Nicotiana sylvestris chromosome 5, ASM39365v2, whole genome shotgun sequence genome is shown below.
ATGGCTAGTGACAGTTGTAAACCTCAACTACTACTTCTAAGTTCTAATGGGAATATAAAGAATAATTAATTTTGAGATTAAATTTAAAAAGATTTTATCTTATGTTGGTTGGTAGAAAACTGTTGTATATTTAATCCCGAGAttatactccctccggttcacaataagtgatcaGTTTCCTTTTAGCACGTCCATTAAGAAAatgttaaatcatatacaaaatacctagtatgactaaactacccttattaAATATTGGTCACATAGTTATCGTGAGGAGtgagaaaactttttagggatatgcaCATAAGGGTAAAAGAGTAAAATCAAATtgaaattttttcttgattacctaactggacacttattttgaaccaaaataaataagtaaactgattacttattgtgaaccggatgAAGTAGTATTTTTTTATCCTCATAAAAAGGTGAGATAACTAATTATGAAATATTTAATCCCAAAATAATTAATTCTGAGATAACTGAAAAGCGAACGACCCCTTACTTTGCTATTACAGCCTTCCACTTTTTATTGTTGATCTTTTTTGTTTTACATTCTTTAGACTACTATAAAAAAACAAGTTGTTGGTTTTTTCATCGGTCCTTGCACGCTAACGCTTTAGCCTTTTTCCACCTAGTTTCTAGTTGTAATTACAGTGTACTAGTAAATAGAAAAGACAAATTTAAATTACTAATGACGAGTCTCAATTTAAAATACTACGAGTTTAATAAttcaatatatagatatataaCATAATATTGAGCAAAATTTATTCAAGTACCTTgtacctgaaaatttaaaaaggtAAAGAGCATTAAATGGATTTTACTTTATTAATTCTATAAGCTcttaattttctttttcattttctaaatccaaaaaaaaaaatcttaaatcCTAAAATCCATCAAAAAATCCCAAGATGCCTAGCGCAAATCATATCTGAAACTCAAGAAGGTTCAATGTACCTTTGTACCTAAATTTGTTATTATAGTTTAGCCTTATCCTAAAAACATGGGAAATGAATCTGGTTAGATTTCATTGGAAAATGTTAATTTTAAAAGGATTAGATTTATTATGTTTATACCTTTTAAGTAATCTTGAAATTAGCAATGGATAATCTTAATCCAATccataaacatgaaaaataaaaaaagaggaacAATAGTGTGGGACAAACACTCTTGAAGTCCTAGTAGAAATAGAGACGTTACTCCTTAGGTTGTTTTTACATTGCcggcctctctctctctctctctctaaaagacAGAGTGGTTCTACATAACTCAAAAACAATTCTTTCTTGTCTCATATCTCTTTCTTTTCATGTTCTGATTCCAAACTAACTCTCAAAATTCTTTAAAATCTCCCATTTTTTAGGCCCAACACTTTCAAAGATATaatcttttttgtattttttgaggACCCTTTTGAGTATttgtttgttttgtgttggaaTTGTGtgaattcgaaaaaaaaaaagatggttGTGAAGATGATGAAGTGGAGGCCATGGCCACCATTATCGTCAAAGAAATTTGAGGCCAAGATCACAGTTAACTGTCTTAAAGGTCTAAAGTTTTCACCTGATTTTCAAAGATTGGCTGTTGAAATAAAGTGGAAAGGTTCAAAGGGTAATAATTCTTTGAGTCTGAGTTCTCTAAAGAGGAAAAGTGTAAAGAAGAATTTTACAAAGGAAGAGTCTTTGAAagatgatgatggtgttgttCATTGGAATGAGGAGTTTCAGAGCCTATGCAATTTTTCTCTATCCAAAGATAGTGAATTTCATCCTTGGGAGGTTTCTTTTACTGTGTTTAATGTGAGTTACTACTTGCTTTtacctctattttttttttgagtatTAATGATTTTGTTGAACTtggttgtttttcttttattctttgcCTTTGTTCTATGATGGGCTGTTTGATTTTTTTGAAAGCATAAAGAAAAAGattaaaaaatttaatcttgGAATGTTTTATGAGATAAGAACTTAATTTCTTAATCCAATTCATGGGAATTTGAGAGCTGCTGGTGATACTGAGAATTCTGTTTCACTGGCAAATTATTGAGAAGTGATCAAAGGCATTGACTATCTGATTTGAAAGTTTGACTTTTTATTGACTATGAATTTGGATCTTTGTTGTCTTAAATGTGCACGTTATTAGAAGGAATTAAGCCTTTCTTGATCATTGTCCTTTAAATTATGGTTTCATGTATTTTGCTGGAACTAGCAGACTTAGAATCTTGATTTGTGTGACTGAGCCAAGGGTCTATAGGAAACCGCCTCTTTACATTCAGACTCTCTACATTCAGAATGTAGGGgttaaggtttgcgtacacattacccgCCCTAgacctatgttgctcggactctccaaaAGTGCTGCCGCACccatgtcggatcctccaaaaatgcactaaatttggaggatccgacacgcatCCAACAACATTTTTGAAGAGTCTGAGCAACATAGCCCTAGACtctacttgtgggattacacaaggtttttttttgttgttgtatttgTCTGAATGAGTAATTTCCTGAATTTCCTTAAATTAGTAAGTATATATCAAGGGTATTTGTGTTAGCCTCTTCAATAACATGCTAGCAAGAGATCCCTGATGAAATTCAGCACCAAActgtttttctcttttattttgattACAAACATAGGAGTAAACAAagtcaataaattgtgaatttctcCTTGATGCTCTTCCTATAACATTACAGTAACCGACGATGCTTTTGTATCAGAAAAGTTAATCATCTTTAACCATGAATAAGCCCTGAGATTTAGCTAAAATAATgaagttactattttgatatgccATGAGAGTCAAAAGGCTAATTAAGCTTTATGGGATTTAATGATTACCTTTTTATGGACCTACCTTAGTAGCTTGTGGTGTGTTTTATTAGTGATGTAATAGAGATGGTGAGACCTATTTTCTATTCATATCAGTATTAACTTTTCTACATATGTGGCTGTACATTATGGAAACATATAATACTGGCATATTCTGTATATTTCTTTAGGCAAATGATTATTGAGGTCCTTGTAGAATATGCCTTTCTTTAGTTGCTTTCTTTGgcatctttttcttttctaattaAGAAGGAAGTTGGATTCAACCCAAAAAAGGTGGCAATAAAAGAGAAAGGAGGAATAGTAGGTCTCTTGGGTATATGCTTATTCTTCTTAGGAGGATCACATTGTTTAGTTGCTTGTTCCTTTCCACGCTTTGGGGGTCTATGTTGTTATTCTTAAACGTGTCATTTGCTACCTCATGTTGGGGATTTCCATATTTTTCCGGCGGCACTAATTTTTTAAAttccttgtttctttttccttctcATTTCGTTGTATCAACCCCGCAGTTGTGATTCTATCTGTAAGTTGCTTGACGGTACATATTTATGCTTTTTTATAAATCAGGTTACAAATAGAAGACCAAACCATAAAGTCCCCATAGTTGCTGCGGCGTCATTGAACATTGCAGAATTTGCTTCAGCAGCTagggagaaagaagaagaaattgaAATAGTCATTCCCTTGGAAGCTTATAGTGGCAGCAATAAGAGCAGCCTCTCACTTTGTGTAAGCAAAACAAATTTGCTTGaactttatttgtttttttacaTCAATCATTTTTTTTGGCTAACATGATTGATATGCATGACAGTTGTCTCTCAATCTTGTTGAATTGAGTAATGCTCATGAAGCCTCAGAAACATTGCCAAAGTTTGTCATGTCTGCTCCAGTATCTCCTTCCCCTGCAGAGGTTTTGTCGACAGACAGAAATGAGATTTCTGCTTTGAAAGCAGGTCTGCAGAAAGTTAAACTTTTCAAGGGATTATCTACTATGCGGCGAAAGAAGGTGTTGCATGAAGAGGAGGGCAGTGATGGAAGGAACTCGGTTAAAAGTGATGACACTGATCTCACTTACCCAGTTGACACAGATTCATTTGGTGATTCAGAAGAAGCTGAATCAGAGGAAGTAAAAGAGGATACGACACTGCGGAAGTCTTTCAGTTATGAAACACTTGCATATGCAAACCATGCCGGTGGATCATATTACTCAAACACAAGTGGAAGTGAAGATGAGGATTTGGTCTACTATAGCCATCATAAATCTGATGCAGGGCATGCGTACGCTGAGGATGCAACTGGAGCAAGACCTAATCAATTATCACAGCAGAGTTCAAAACACAGAATTCTCCCTTGGAGGAAGAGAAAGTTAAGCTTCAGATCTCCGAAAACCAAGGGGGAGCCGTTGTTGAAGAAATATTATGGAGAGGAAGGTGGGGATGATATAGATTTTGATCGCCGACAGCTTAGTTCCTCTGATGAGTCTTCTTCAGGGGTATGTGTCCATCTTCTCTCGTTATCATTTTTATCATTAGATCTTTCCCGTATCCGAATGAATTTGTTTAGTGGAATACTATTCTTAACTATTTAGTGTACATCATAATTCTTGTCCCAaaaccattttccttcttttgATGAAGTTTTATCTCTTTTAACAATACCTCCCCAATTCTTGCAGTGGAGTAAATCTGAAGAAGGTTCAACTGCAAATAGATTTGCAGTCTCCGAGTTTGGAGATGACAGTTTTGCTGTTGGTAGTTGGGAGCAAAAAGAGATAGTAAGCCGTGATGGGCAGATGAAGCTGCAGACTGGAGTCTTCTTTGCTTCAATTGATCAACGAAATGAACGAGCTGCAGGTGAAAGTGCTTGCACAGCCTTGGTTGCGGTCATTGCCGATTGGTTTCATTCCAATCCGGAAGAAATGCCGATCAAGTCCCAACTTGACAGTCTTATCCGTGAAGGTTCACTAGAGTGGAGGAATCTCTGTGAAAACGAGACGTACAGGGAGCGTTTCCCGGATAAGCATTTTGATCTTGAAACAGTGGTCCAGGCTAAAGTACGTCCGCTCTCAGTAGTCCCAGAAAAGTCGTTCATCGGTTTCTTTCTTCCGGAAGGAATTGAAGATGAGGGATTCGATTTTCTCAAAGGTGCCATGTCCTTTGACAACATCTGGGATGAGATTTCTAAATCTGTTCAAGACAATGCTAGTCATGGCGAGTCCTTCGTTTACATTGTGAGTTGGAATGACCACTTCTTCATCCTCAAGGTCGAACAAGATGCATACTATATCATCGACACTTTGGGCGAGAGGCTTTATGAAGGCTGCAACCAGGCTTTCATCCTCAAATTTGACAGAGACACTAGAATTTTGCAGCTACCTAGCGCGAGTCAACAATCAGATGATAAACTGGCCACCAGTAAAAAGGAGCAACCCGATATGAAGGAGGCTAATACTAATGAAGGAAAAATCATAGTCACCACAAATAACCACAATGAGAAGACCGGAGAATCAGCCATCATCTGCAGCGACAAAGCACCTGAAAACGAGGAGGAATCCACCGTTGTTTGTGAAGGTAAAGAGGCGTGTAAAGAGTACATTAAGAGTTTTTTGGCGGCAATCCCCATTAGGGAATTAGAAGTTGATGTGAAAAAGGGGTTGATGGCATCTACACTCCTTCATCAGAGGCTGCAAATTGAGTTCCATTATACAAAGAGCTTTAACACCGAGTTGGAATCACCTCCAAAAGAACTGACTGCTAACAGCTTGGCGTTACCATCGTCAGAGGCAGAGTAAGCGCTGATTAGTGAATTCGAGTATATGTACTTAACATCGCTAATCCTTCTTTTTGTGTTTCTACATCTAATTTAGGAATGAAGGGCATGTCTAATATCCTTTCTTTCATACATGATTGCAACTGGCTCAGTGGCTCTTCTTATTAATGCTTTCGTGTCACTTATATAGAGAGGTGACAATGTAAATGACTATGGAAATGTCCATGAGTATAATACTCTTTCTCTCAAAGAGGGGAGGACATAAATAAATATATGGTCTCTTTACTGCTCTTAACTTTTCATTTGTCTGTTAATTCCTTGATGCTGCTCTGGACTAGTACATACTGCTGGATTGTCTAGCATACAGAACTGGCAGAAATATTAATCTAAGTATTATGTTGACTTGTGAACATGAATTGGAAGCTTCAACTCAACTCCTTTAATATCATTTAAAATGAAATCATTCTGCGGTGCATAGAACATTTTGTTGTGGCCTATAAACTAGGGTGGAGCTGGACTATGAAACACCAGAAGTCCAAATGCAACAATGTGGTCCGATCCTATCTCAGTTCGAGTTTATTTCTTGTGCACGTCCTCCTTAGCATCATATGGCTCTTGAAATATAGAAAAGGTTTACATCACCCAACCTAGGGGTATCAATGAATATTCGAAAACCGATCGAACTGTACCGCACCATACTGacttttaggtttctttttaagaaactgtaagtttttatataaatctataaccgtaccgataattagggtagtttttttattttataaaattaaactgaaaaaataccgaaccgtatcgaataaattttacatgtgaaAAATATACTTATCTAGtaggtttaaaaataataatacattaaatttttctttgagccttggaattatgaaaactattacaagccaacaagtaattaaactcaaaatattagttcctaaaacctattatgctacttatacttaaactaagttatctcaagtatctttattagcaagacacaaagtattatAGCGATTAcaagtagcaaactacaatgtattgaatatgtttcctttcatataatttagatttatatttttgaatatttaatcttctataaacTTTTCTTGAGTCCTAGCTTAGCTAATATCTTTCTACTTGTGTGATTTATATGTTTTTTGCCTTTGGTTGGTTTCTTTTACGTTGTtctagaatagttgatggatctatactctagtcatcttttatttttttaattcatcaccctttaaatagtaaaaatatcTAAAGAATTTTGCgaagtcctataaaagaacgtatgttattgcattctatttctactggtgaattttacatggtatttaaaaaaataccgaaaattaaccgaaccgtaacCGATACCGAaaagaaaccgacatgattggtaCGATTTCagaaagtctaattttggttatacataatagaagaactgaaaaattggtatggtacaaattttataaaataaccggccgaaccgaaccattgacacccctagccCAGCCCATCCCAGCCCAAGCCTCATGGGCTTTTAAATTTTGTGGGCTAAGGTGGGGCCGGCCCTCCATCTATATGGGCCTTAAAATGGTCGGCCCAGCCCAGCCCTAAGAGGGCCGCGGGCCGGCCcttcaattttttttagaaaaaaaaatatttttcaaatctTTAGATATTTTTTCATGACATAATCTCTTAATCATATGAACGACTTATGTTTATTTAGAGTGTACAAGAATCTTGATATTTGACAAGGAATCTCGTAACTGAAATGCAAATTCTCTATATCTCTAGCTCTTCTTTTTTTAACGTTACATGAATATTTTTTTAGTACTTTTCTTTCACTTTCCttatgtcatgacccaatttcattataggtcgtgatggtgcccaacaccattgtcaggcaagccaacgcggaaatatTAATAAGGTCTCATTTTACTTTACCAAAACAAGTACAACAATTTCTTAAGTTGAAGTTAAAAACAAGTGATAATCAGTAacgtactgtcacacctcctttttgcgtgcccgCCACGAAGGGTtgaatgcgtgagggagttttttccaatttaagtgacagtattcgaaatgggattatttatttaattcagagtcgccacttgggaaaggtttggcttttggtgtcccaagtcaccggtttatcttgaatcccaattcgaggaaaatgttcgactttccaaatgaagttctgcgaaccagaaattctaagtaaggaattctgttgacccgagggaaggtgttaggcacccccggatcccgtggttctagcacggtcgcttaaattgttataatggctaaatatctgattttaaatacatgttataacttgtgtgcttttattagatttaaaccgcttttattattatttattttttatggaattacaacgtcgtgaaaatgcatttcgaaccacgtcacaatcaatgtgcccgtggttgttaatacattccgactccgttgagatttggatttgggtcacataaatgcgcacccgaatttaagaaggtaagattattaaaatgcgcaccTGAAGAAATTATCgcattattatttctgggtaaggccgtgaaattttgctaaacggctcatcccgaagtctaagtaattttaattaaacatttatcgagggccccacaatttgtgcattttattgggcgaggctcatctcatttattttaacaggataatcctaaagtgcctacatttttctattaaaattgtctctacaaaatgaaagagaaaaggtcttaatttatttacatgcttgagttgttatagttgagtttcggatatgattcataaattctgaaaatgatgtaAGCAGGGCGGTCCGTTGCCAATGCGAGCCCAGGCCAAATGTGTATGGCATAAAACTaaacctgggccgtcttattcacgtATTACtaactagttacattatactaggcatgttctcagtttgtcaaattaaaaaaaaacttagcaatctaattttaatcctaaaccaattacatgctggaattaaccaatattatttaactaaacaatattcttacaagttccgaaatggtctattcgtttgatttttaacttagacggagttactacaccatttatttatttttaggcaatatatatagatagttcatccgttaagctatcgtcagatgttccactatatatatatatattaaatagctacatgattctgattttgtaagctaaataatttatatatacaaataaaattcagaatataatttaaaataaatttagaacttcaattcttcatttttcgtattcatgcttcctgtttcagtttacaataatcagcgtgtcagttgtgtacctgatattggaagcaaaagaaacgtTAGATCAGCAAAaactcagtagcatacaacaacagcaaccccaacaaccagtaacaaccagcaacgagaaacttagtggcggattttaaaatcaagacaaaaatccagaaacaccaacaacaatcaacggacagaagcaaagggaatcttttcaaattttgaaagactagttagtgtttaacccttaaaaatccagaaacaccaacaacaatcaacggacagaagcaaagggaatcttttcaaattttgaaagactagttaatgtttaacccttaatttctgaatccgtatatcagaatatttggattgtatatcaggtgtgtactattcttcttttgaatttccagaatgtttttctttttattttctaaagtcttagtatttttcggaatttcctctctcttaaaatttCCTTCTGTCTTCTCTTCTTTAAATCTGATTCCAGTCTCTTATTTGTTTCCCATCTCAAACCCTTTAATCCATTAATAAAAccacactttctcctaccaaacccattatcttctcactcatccctcactacattaaacaaatatatcaatcacacttcattacatcttgtcccccatgcctaacataaacaaatacaatattcccctccactacattatgtcttgtcccccattatattaaacaattatatcactcacaccccattacattttgtcctccatgcttaacataaagaattacaaaatgtataattcctaaactacccctccggcCTTAttacaattaccattttacccctgaacgtactgcaaattaccaaactacccccatcagctataaccaattcacctaatcaatcttaaccaaaatatagccaatatgatcaatttctaacaatgttcaacaacaaaattcaaactaaatgatgaacaacaaagaaacaactaaaattatcttgattgaacaacatctttaacaacaaacaaacctactttcagattcaacaacaacaacaacaaacaaatatattcagatatctaaattcaataatcatttgaacttaaaatctaacaactttacaaccaacaattcctatattaaaactaaacaaaatcatgaagcaaactgaagaaataatcataaatgataaacaataaacaagaaaatcaaacttatactaatttcggattcaagaataatcaaacaaagtatggacataaatgaaaagattcaacaacaataacaagcaagttttattcaaattcgaattaaacttgaattaagcttaaacaaaacaaataaacatattcaaatcactaaacttcaaataatcaattgattttttttaaaattaaatccaacaaaatataacaaagatacatgattcaaactaaaattaaaaaaaaaaacaaaacataacttcacattaaattactgaactttaaacaaaatgaacacgaatttaatctacaacaaacaacggattcaagcgatttaaactaacattcttttatattaacattaaatccttttaaattaataaaacaaactgaaaaatatttaattgaatcttcaacttaaatcttaacaacattataattaaactaatcaatttttatctagaaataaacaagaaaaatgaaataaaacaaactgaaaaaataaaaaaaacgatgaacatgagattaatatcaaacatatttgatttcaaatccgaaaaatatcaaacaaattaacggacagaaacgaaacttacaactaaccggaaatgagcaacgatgaactcgaacggaaacggaCAACTCGAACAAACAACCACGTCATTCCGGATCTTGACGAACAGCGAAAACCCCATCTTCCCTTTAAACTCGACGAATTCAAACTGGACTTTGACGAAGCATTCATGGTggaaaagaagatgaagaagaagcaacagCAACATTGGTTAAAGCTCGACGAAGAAGGCAGAAGCAGCGTGAAGCAGTGTGAAGCTGGTCGACGCAGCATCAATGCATGCTCGTCCATGGTGGACCACGGCAGTGTGGTCGACGGACTGCTGTACGTCGGGCGAGTGAGCTGTGGGagggaggtggtcgtttggttttTCCGGCGTGGCTGGGGGTGAATGATGACTGTGACGGGGTAGCCATGGCTTGGGTTGTCGTGGGCTGCTGGGCTGTCATGGTGGATGTTCAACCATGAACGACGGGGCTGGGTTGTTGGTGAATGGAGATGGAGGATCGTTGGAGCTGCTGGTCGTCGACTGTGGAGCTGGACGTCGACGAAAGACTGGTGGTCGTCCGGCTGTGTCGACGGAGCAGGCTTGCTCGttcaaaagaagaaaaagcaGCCATGGGACTGCTCGTTCATGGtgcgatgaagaagatgaggacgaggcagccatgggagcttgacaagctcgtcaatggcggataggggcGGAGGTTgttggacgaagaagaaggagcagccaGGGTGGTCGACGAGCAGCTCTACGTGTGAGAGTGTGTGTGTGTCGACAAGGAAAAACCATGGATGagcttgagggggaagccatggatgagcttggagaaaaatggagaagaagaagaagaaaaatagaggtgggggcgggtggtttttttttttgtttttgttttttagggttttgttttgttttgtttttgaaatgcaagataggggatgttgggttatggattgggtcgacccggtttgaaatggaccgggtcgtggggaaggttggacaattttttgggcctgtggcttacaattgaagaagaggcccaattccgatttttctttgtatttttgctctcttttcttcttttatttttctaaaactaaattctaaaaatccttaaattattattaagaactaaaagcgcaaattaactcccaataacaattaacgcacaattaagtaataattaagcataaaattgtatatttggacattaaatgctaaaaatgcaaaagatgcctatttttgtaattttcattttttgtaaaacaaacttaattactaacaattgtagaattaaatcctacatgccaaaatgcaacatatttttgtatttttattaatttaacaaataaacatgcacagacaaatacaaataattattcaaaaatatcacaaaattgcacaccaaggaaaatcattttatttttgaattttttgggagtaattctcatagggcaaaaatcacgtgcttacaactgtccctctttgcccgaagacacgaaggtttttcgtgcaaagataaagcgagcgatttttgcccatccgagtactccgtgtgaatcattttttgaaaaagatttaaccgaacctttgcttcaaaggtttcctacatatcctgggctaaacaggaatcaggtcaatgtagttcgggaaattttggtagctgggactaccatgggattgcaatgcttgttgttactgctgttgctgttgccactaccgctttactgacctccttattacaaccaaaggaaattgaaactgaactaactacttatgcctgtcaaccgctagttacaagattcctatctataattcttttgcaacttgatcttgggtcttagctgattctgcttgtagacttcgatccgaatcttgatgcttgcaagttgtaggcgcttgtttatttctgcagtattgaatgaaacgggattggcggagctcgggaatttgatccaatttttgagcgacctgccctttgtttgttccaatatgtgggaacatcttctttttttcttttgttcttttcttcttttctttactctggattgagactcatcccgaatgtcgtctcgatccatgcacctcagggtcagacctgctgagacaacaaaacaaacgaacgaaattttctgccccggtttctctaggaaaatttcgtgagttaattgtcatgaaaatttacagcactgatgaggggattggaaaaaaccctagtctacaaagcgcaactcagggattggagccctaatgtcgcaaaaggtaaaagtgcacaactcagggattggagccctaatgtcggctaacagaaaaaacgctcagttcagggattggagccctaatgctggctaaataaaaacgctcagttcagggattggagccctaatgctggctaaatagaaacttgctcaacttaaggatcggagccctaaattgggaggattgtCAGGTTATGCTAGaaagggtccacgggttatgccgggaagattcatcgggttatgccggggaagtcatcgggttatgctgggaaagggaaagagtcattgggttatgccggaaagggaaagaggtccctgggttatgctagggaggtccacgggttatgccgggaaagtcatcgggttatgccggaaaaggaaaaaagtcctcgggttatgccggggaagtcatcgggttatgccggaaaagggagagaggtccctgggttatgctagggaggtccacgggttatgctgggaaagggaaagagtcctcgggttatgccggggaagtcatcgggttatgccgaaaaagggagagaggtccctgggttatgccagggaggtccacgggttatgccgggaagtcat
Proteins encoded:
- the LOC104228358 gene encoding uncharacterized protein, whose product is MVVKMMKWRPWPPLSSKKFEAKITVNCLKGLKFSPDFQRLAVEIKWKGSKGNNSLSLSSLKRKSVKKNFTKEESLKDDDGVVHWNEEFQSLCNFSLSKDSEFHPWEVSFTVFNVTNRRPNHKVPIVAAASLNIAEFASAAREKEEEIEIVIPLEAYSGSNKSSLSLCLSLNLVELSNAHEASETLPKFVMSAPVSPSPAEVLSTDRNEISALKAGLQKVKLFKGLSTMRRKKVLHEEEGSDGRNSVKSDDTDLTYPVDTDSFGDSEEAESEEVKEDTTLRKSFSYETLAYANHAGGSYYSNTSGSEDEDLVYYSHHKSDAGHAYAEDATGARPNQLSQQSSKHRILPWRKRKLSFRSPKTKGEPLLKKYYGEEGGDDIDFDRRQLSSSDESSSGWSKSEEGSTANRFAVSEFGDDSFAVGSWEQKEIVSRDGQMKLQTGVFFASIDQRNERAAGESACTALVAVIADWFHSNPEEMPIKSQLDSLIREGSLEWRNLCENETYRERFPDKHFDLETVVQAKVRPLSVVPEKSFIGFFLPEGIEDEGFDFLKGAMSFDNIWDEISKSVQDNASHGESFVYIVSWNDHFFILKVEQDAYYIIDTLGERLYEGCNQAFILKFDRDTRILQLPSASQQSDDKLATSKKEQPDMKEANTNEGKIIVTTNNHNEKTGESAIICSDKAPENEEESTVVCEGKEACKEYIKSFLAAIPIRELEVDVKKGLMASTLLHQRLQIEFHYTKSFNTELESPPKELTANSLALPSSEAE